In Myxococcus stipitatus, the following are encoded in one genomic region:
- a CDS encoding alpha/beta hydrolase, whose protein sequence is MRVHQRDVEVGVAGRLLSGRLCVPERAGGLVLLVSDEDGPLGAPVREVLHSAGLVTLELAWRTADEELAEDWTVREGAHAELIAYRLEVARDWLQRDDVLSLLPMGYLGAGLGSAAVLVAAAHRPQGVQAVVTLGGRPDLAGVFLPEVRVPTLLLGAGDDADRVTLVRSVLSGLGGDTRKALQLVEGASRGFPEVEPRVHAARMAAAWFVDCFRAVAGPGVVEWMGGDV, encoded by the coding sequence ATGCGCGTACACCAGCGTGACGTGGAGGTCGGTGTTGCCGGCCGCCTGCTCTCGGGGCGGCTGTGTGTTCCGGAGCGGGCGGGCGGCCTGGTGTTGCTCGTCAGCGACGAGGATGGGCCGCTGGGGGCTCCCGTGCGCGAGGTCCTTCACTCCGCCGGGCTGGTGACGCTGGAGCTGGCGTGGCGCACGGCGGACGAGGAGCTGGCCGAGGACTGGACGGTGCGCGAGGGCGCGCATGCGGAGCTCATCGCGTACCGGCTGGAGGTGGCTCGCGATTGGTTGCAGCGTGATGATGTGTTGTCACTGTTGCCCATGGGTTATCTCGGGGCGGGACTGGGCTCGGCCGCGGTGCTCGTGGCCGCGGCGCATCGGCCTCAAGGGGTGCAGGCGGTCGTCACATTGGGCGGCCGGCCGGACCTGGCGGGAGTGTTCCTGCCAGAGGTGCGAGTGCCCACGTTGCTCCTGGGCGCGGGGGACGACGCGGACCGGGTGACGTTGGTGCGCAGTGTGTTGTCGGGGTTGGGGGGAGACACGCGCAAGGCGCTTCAGTTGGTCGAAGGGGCCAGTCGAGGGTTCCCCGAGGTGGAGCCGCGGGTCCACGCGGCACGCATGGCGGCGGCCTGGTTCGTGGACTGCTTCCGCGCCGTGGCGGGACCTGGCGTCGTGGAGTGGATGGGTGGGGACGTCTGA